In Bradyrhizobium paxllaeri, the genomic stretch TTGGGCGCGTTCCAGCAAGACGGTCTCACGGAGGTCGTCGATGCCGATCGAGGGACGGTTTGCGAGCTGGTGTGTCGGCGCGAGAACCACGACGTAGCGCTCCTCGAACAGCGACCAGTCGTCGATACGGGCGGGCATGTCCTGCACGTCTCCGACTACCGCGGCGTTGATCTCCCCCTCAAGCAAGAGGTCGACGAGCTTCTCCGCCGCGCCCTCGCGCAGCTCGACGTGAAGACCAGGGACGAACTTTGCGATCTCCGCGATCGGATCGAGGACGAGCGACGCCGAGATGGATGGGGCGAGGCCGATCTTCAATGGCGCGACCTCCTTGCGCCGGAACTCCTGGGCCCTGCGACGCACCGCCTCTGCCGAGGCCAGTGTGCGCTCCAGCATCGGAAGGACTTCCTTTCCAAGGTCGGTGAGCTGCGTCAGCTGGCGTTCGCGGTAGATCAACTGGCCGCCGAGTTCCTGCTCGAGCTTCTGCACACCCT encodes the following:
- a CDS encoding LysR family transcriptional regulator encodes the protein MELHQVRYFLAVASTLNFTRAAEQCNVTQPALTKGVQKLEQELGGQLIYRERQLTQLTDLGKEVLPMLERTLASAEAVRRRAQEFRRKEVAPLKIGLAPSISASLVLDPIAEIAKFVPGLHVELREGAAEKLVDLLLEGEINAAVVGDVQDMPARIDDWSLFEERYVVVLAPTHQLANRPSIGIDDLRETVLLERAQCDVAPKIQRSYFPEEPPHLGHCSGHDLHLQHMAAAGFGVILAPEHMPRLPTLKTIPLEGDPVSREVRLLAVQGRRYSPALDAFVKVTRLRDWSFEVPNRGLPHATVPEVARAPA